A genome region from Cryptosporidium parvum Iowa II chromosome 8, whole genome shotgun sequence includes the following:
- a CDS encoding actin, with protein sequence MDEIGTNKNYIIILLGRRHVKAGFSKKMEPFVILQTSELFSKCVDVLEISENDNTNFSKESNYVTVFKDPINWKRSWSSLIRMLYTDYLMSNPKDYPVILLERPFFPIELSNYIKQILLENYQVPGVKRISEPIVSLFTTGFKTGIVVDIGTNETIVCPIYDGYPIEYNVKIINCGYDDFKKKFMNELFSQYKEKPEEDIIKEISNDLMDDIIFQSGIVNHEFNDNIESNPNITDFTYENLIVKDKYINLVVDKNTRTKPFEIFFGDKAFPNSEVIHHIVLDGIIQVLLNSNIETRKELSQNILICGGLASVPGFERRVSSELGELISNEKILKPLADHFFVTCPPISPFIRSYYGAALMLQHEKINYNFENTNLQRISSKINSKLEIA encoded by the coding sequence ATGGATGAAATAGgaacaaataaaaactatataataatattacttggAAGACGGCATGTAAAAGCAGGattttctaaaaaaatGGAACCATTTGTAATTTTGCAGACAAGTGAGCTCTTTTCTAAGTGTGTGGATGTATTAGAAATAtcagaaaatgataatacaaatttttctAAAGAATCAAATTATGTGACAGTTTTTAAAGATCCCATAAACTGGAAAAGAAGCTGGAGTTCTTTGATACGTATGTTGTACACTGATTATTTGATGTCAAATCCTAAGGATTATCCAGTAATACTATTAGAAAGACCATTTTTTCCAATAGAActttcaaattatattaaacaGATTCTATTGGAGAACTATCAGGTTCCTGGTGTTAAGAGAATTAGTGAGCCAATAGTAAGTCTTTTCACCACAGGATTTAAAACAGGAATAGTGGTTGATATAGGAACAAATGAGACAATAGTTTGTCCTATTTACGATGGATATCcaattgaatataatgttaaaataattaattgtGGATATGATGATTTtaagaagaaatttatgaatgaattattttctcaatataaagaaaaaccAGAAGAAGAcataattaaagaaataagtAACGATTTAATGGATGATATTATCTTTCAGAGCGGAATAGTAAACCACGAATTTAAcgataatattgaaagtaATCCCAATATTACAGATTTTACATATGAGAATTTAATAGTTAAAGATAAATACATTAATTTAGTTGTTGATAAAAATACCAGAACCAAACCATTCGAGATTTTCTTTGGAGATAAAGCATTTCCCAATTCAGAAGTCATTCATCATATTGTTTTAGATGGAATCATCCaagttttattaaattctaatattgaaacaagaaaagagctttctcaaaatatattaatttgtgGCGGGCTTGCATCCGTACCAGGTTTTGAAAGAAGAGTCTCTTCTGAACTTGGAGAACtaatttcaaatgaaaaaatacTAAAACCTTTAGCAGATCATTTCTTCGTTACTTGTCCCCCCATTTCTCCTTTTATCAGATCATACTATGGTGCAGCTCTTATGTTACAacatgaaaaaattaattataattttgaaaacaCTAATTTACAAAGAATTTCCTCTAAAATTAACtcaaaattagaaattgcATAA
- a CDS encoding hypothetical protein (function unknown) codes for SKVKRELSFEGLPHQNQEMEVQADELCGGEIIIDGETEIDDLLLASKFAELENYKSASILSAIDSSRGRKIQNEKTSDNVDIILTDDELNNSEDDGYESSENEDNEIKELIRKEMIYRHKVSEVHESKNEILGEKLSDDYLSQFGIILDNNKCTKSTLSDISECENEMAESEEEVIKKGKHSNIRKDGQLDNFEEKLSWLPNIEILDMPEKVDLTLPCEFVGEIYSIIDDGAIFGMEGIFIVKSDPSTIMLDLGSVLCLEDKTIVGAIIDTFGPISSPFYVLSKQSNVNNDLLKKGTKIYCDRRHSTILGKAGKIQCSYLSSTSHGNRKSTVFTSSTSKSPFSNKEFKKDPKTKVSSATNSNMKDGSSLKPEIENGEVIPDGYDEDEDDDDGQEESGDDISVNLNEVSIKKFVEKYDNLGNIQESAVEDSITNNISLKKQKEYQKKPNNNNQGHYIKNKNNRRASNQNLTNSSGKFQYNKDKNFNRFKQFGSGNIYGQNSLSNFDLSLRKDNHQNQITRRTSETEFGYNQGNLLFQNFQNNYSQFSYSAPNNAYIAQDIQQNRGRIPFYNHNNGHDFTASFHSQTQAQQMYPNSSQNSHIHSQYFSHSDKLQLHHTQLPYQNGNPNQMTANFEGNQYSVNNQYNNGNGGLNNPYIYNNNNNGANSNFACESGTGNGNFMSMGVHPGSIPGGPNFPCYGNKY; via the coding sequence tcgAAAGTTAAAAGAGAACTTTCATTTGAAGGACTTCCTCATCAAAATCAGGAAATGGAAGTTCAAGCTGATGAGTTATGTGGAGGTGAGATAATTATTGATGGAGAAACAGAAATTGACGATTTATTACTTGCATCCAAGTTCGCAGAACTAGAAAATTACAAGTCTGCTTCCATTCTATCTGCGATAGATTCTTCAAGAGGTAGGAAAATACAAAATGAGAAGACATCCGATAATGTTGATATTATCTTAACAGATGATGAGTTGAATAATTCTGAAGATGATGGCTATGAATCCAGCGAAAATGAGGATAACGAGATTAAGGAGTTAATTAGGAAGGAGATGATTTACCGCCATAAAGTTTCTGAAGTTCATGAAtctaaaaatgaaattttggGTGAGAAGCTATCTGATGATTATTTATCTCAATTTGGTATTATTCtggataataataaatgtaCTAAGAGTACTTTATCTGATATTAGTGAATGCGAAAATGAGATGGCAGAATCAGAAGAAGAGGTGATTAAGAAAGGAAAGCATAGTAACATAAGAAAAGATGGTCAATTAGACAactttgaagaaaaattaagCTGGCTACCAAATATTGAGATTTTGGATATGCCAGAAAAGGTAGATCTTACTCTTCCTTGTGAGTTTGTTGGAGAAATTTACTCCATTATTGATGACGGAGCAATATTTGGCATGGAGGGAATCTTTATAGTAAAAAGTGACCCATCCACTATAATGTTAGATTTGGGATCAGTTTTATGTTTGGAGGATAAGACAATAGTAGGAGCAATTATAGACACATTTGGTCCAATTTCATCTCCATTCTACGTCTTATCTAAACAAAGTAATGTAAATAATGACTTACTTAAAAAAGGTACCAAAATATATTGTGATCGTAGACATTCTACTATATTAGGTAAGGCAGGTAAAATACAATGTAGTTATTTATCAAGTACAAGCCATGGAAATAGGAAAAGTACAGTATTTACTTCAAGTACATCAAAATCTCCTTTCTCTAACAAGGAGTTTAAAAAAGACCCTAAAACTAAAGTATCAAGTGCTACTAACTCTAATATGAAAGATGGTTCTTCTTTAAAAcctgaaattgaaaatggagAAGTTATTCCTGATGGatatgatgaagatgaagatgatgatgatggaCAAGAAGAGAGTGGTGATGATATTAGTGTTAATTTAAACGAAGTTTCAATCAAGAAGTTTGTAGAAAAGTATGATAATTTGGGTAATATTCAAGAATCTGCTGTTGAGGATTctattacaaataatatctcACTTAAAAAGCAAAAAGAATATCAAAAGAAGCCTAATAACAATAACCAGGGTCACTACATTAAGAACAAAAACAATAGAAGAGCATCAAACCAAAATCTTACAAACTCAAGTGGAAAATTTCAATACAATAAAGATAAGAACTTTAATCGATTTAAACAATTTGGAAGCGGAAATATTTATGGACAAAATTCCCTTTCTAATTTTGACCTAAGCTTAAGAAAAGATAATCACCAAAATCAAATAACAAGACGAACTTCAGAAACTGAATTTGGTTACAATCAAGGcaatttattattccaaAACTTTCAAAATAACTATTCACAATTTTCATATAGTGCCCCAAATAATGCATATATTGCACAAGATATTCAACAAAATAGGGGAAGAATTCCATTCTATAACCATAATAATGGACATGACTTTACCGCCTCTTTCCATTCTCAGACGCAAGCGCAACAAATGTACCCAAATTCAAGTCAAAATTCACATATTCATTCACAATACTTTTCACATTCAGATAAATTACAACTACATCACACGCAGTTACCGTATCAAAATGGAAATCCAAATCAAATGACAGCAAATTTTGAAGGTAATCAATATTCAgtaaataatcaatataataatggaaatggaggtttaaataatccatacatttacaataataataataacgGCGCCAATTCCAATTTTGCATGCGAAAGTGGCACCGGCAATGGAAATTTTATGAGCATGGGCGTGCATCCAGGTTCGATTCCTGGAGGTCCAAATTTTCCGTGTTATgggaataaatattaa